The window tttttttCTCAGAGTTCACAATGAGGTCGTTCCGGCCTGTGATATTGCTTCTCAGAGGATGTTCCGAAGTGGAAGGACAGAATATATCCGCTCGCCCACAAATCAGACGCTCCAGTTCATCCTCGGCTTTGGCGACCCGTCTGTATCGGTAAAACGTGATCTCAATAATCTTTTTGACGTGGCTCGACTGGTGTCACTCGTATTTAGAGGCGCGTGTTATGTCTGCGTTGCAGCGGGAGGCGAAAGTCCAGCTGTTCAGAGAAGCTGTTGACGCATACGCAGAACTGACGACTCAGGTAAAGACAGAGTCAACAAGCTCCACAAGCTTTCAGCTGGTGTTGGACTTACATGTGTTGGacctctctgctcagactctcAATGGGCACGGCATCGACAGCCACCTGCTGGGGCTGAAGCTGCAGGCCATCGAGGAAGGACGGAGCATTCCCAAAATCTTCATGGACACCGCGTACGGACTGGCGACACACTGGAAACTCCGGACTGGGCAGGTGAGAGATTTAAAACGTTGTACTGCAACCGAGTGGGAgttttctgctttcctgttAATGCCCATCTGTCCTGCGTCCCTTCAGGTGCCTGCGAACACAGACAGCGTGATGTGTTTCGGGCCCCTCGTTCCAGACGGTTACGCCGTGTGCTACAACCCGCAGGCGGACCACGTCCACTTCTCCATCACGGCCTTTAACTGCTGCGAGGAAACGAACGCTGAAAAATTGGCCCAAACTCTGAAGGACACCTTGAGTCGGctacaggagctgctgcagcctacTGTGTAGTGCTGCTGCCACCATTTGTCCCAGCAGCACAAGCGCAGTGTGCAACACTTTATTTTCTTCAATCATTTTGTAGAAGTCTTGATGAGGCTTGCGTCTGATGTGGATGTTTCCCCGTGCATGCTGCTTGTTAAGCTTCACTAGAGCAGATTGACCTGAGGAGGTTTTCAAGACTGAATCCTGTCTCTTTGATGCTTTGAAGCAGCTAATTTTTCTAGCCAGAGCGGAGCAGGAAGCTTTTGTAGTTGCTACAACGAATGCACTTATAGGCATCTGATACTGCAGCGTCTCAGCCTGACACTCCAGCATTAATCTGACCATGCCAAAGCATATCTGCATAAAATGACACAGCACTTGACGCACAAAGAGGTGGAAGACAAGTAACATAATGCCCTGAACATGGGACAAagattgggggaaaaaaagaaggtTGTTTGTGAAGGACCAAAAGCCAGAATTGAACTTTGGTGACGGTTGTTACAGATgcttaggttttgttttttgttttttttcgtcTCACAATCCGCACATCTGAATGTTCAAAAGGTATTCCCTGTATTTTTTGGTGCTTGTTGTTCTGCTCTCAACATGCAGGACTGGTTAATAAACCCTGTTGTCAAATGAGTCCTTGTGTTGAGGCTTTGTTTGTGCGGGAAGGTGGAGTTCAGACGCCTCGGAGACTAGGGAGGTTGCCAGGTTTGAATTTCAGGCAACAACAGCTGTGCGATATTAGTTTTGCAACACTGATGCATTTGATGCGGTACAAACACGACGTCATCGCGCCACGGCCTCACGCCGATTGGCCGAGCTGATGTGGCGGATGTGACGTCAGGGTGTCGCCATCACCGCCTATTCGAAACCGGAACAAACAGAAGTGGCCGAAGTGGAGCTGCGCTGCTGGGCACAGTGTGCGTCCATGTGTTTTTAGGACATAAACACGTCGCCGCGTGCAGCGAAAGATGATTTAGGTCGTCTGTGACGCAGCTGCAGAAGAAATGGAGCAAATGACAAGAGCACAACATTAACCAAGCACCAggattttatgtctttgttttacgcaaactttatatttaatttattttgtaaggacttgCAGGTCTCTTTATTgtttttagtattattattattgtttaatcGTGATGAAGGGCTCCCAGGCTGCTATGACAAACCGGAGGGGGGTGAGCAGCAGCGGGGCGGCCGCGCTCCTGTACCCGCTGCTCGGTGCGTGTCTCTGGGCTGCGGTGGTTGGATACAAGCCGGTGATCATAGTCCACGGCTTGTTCGACAGCTCGGGAGATTTTAAAAACTTGCAAAGGTTCATTAACgaggtgagtgtgtttgttacTCACTCCCCTatttgtttctgcctctgttgttgtttgggcGTTAGTTAATGTTTAGAGTTGCTGAGGTAAAAGAAGCGCAggcctccagctgtgacagCGTCTGCGAACGTTTGTCCTCAACTAGTTCTGGATGCACCTCAGGTTAAACAGGGCTCCAGCCTTACTCCACTTATTAAAGTGGGACCTCGTGCGGCTTCTGACTCGGAATCCACCAGTGCGCACCTTGACTTTTGTGGTGAAGCTTTGACCAAGTTCCTCTTTCTCCACGTCTGCTGTATTAGAAAGCTCTGTATTGAAACCAGACTGCAGACCACAGGGAAAGAATCAGCAATAAAAAGAGGAAACTGCTTTAGATACTGCCCTGTCTTTTCTTGTCTAGCAAAAATGAATCATTAATACTTCAATATTTCCTTTAGATCATATAGAAACCAAACATCTCCAAGGTTATTTGATATCACAAGCATTTTAGCGGTGAGCTCAGCAGCTCGACACCATCTCTGCTTTTAGTTGTGCAATTATCGTTTTCATTCTGGTGAATGATTTAGACTTCGTGTAACATGAGAAATCCCTCCGTCACTTCCTTTTAAGCTCTACCTTTTTATAAACTGAAACCATCTCCCTTTCCTCTCCGCAGTCGCATCCTGGAACAAACGTAACGGTCATAGACCTGTTCGACAGAAGTGCCAGCCTGCAGCCGATGTGGACGCAGGTAGAAGGATTCAAGGCAGCTATTTACCCAGTGATGCAAAACGCAGCCGACGGGGTCCACTTTATCTGCTACTCGCAAGGTCTGTGAAAGGCAAACAGGAATGTGGTATTTGTTTAAGGTGataaaacatttctgctctgtttcttttctttacagCGATATTGCAAAAAATTATTCAATATGATTTCACAGTTTCCATCTTGCACATTTATAGTTTTATTGATCTGACTAGGTTGTGCTGCACTTAAATTCCTATTAGAGCGTGGTTTCAGGAAAACCAATCGGACAAACTAAACTCCGGAGCCATTTAAAGGTTGATCTGCTTGGCCGTGAATGAATTGCATGAATCAATAAGGAGAGTAGTAAATGTGAGGGCTTTCTGTCCCTAAAAATGTGAGCGAACTGTATCATTTGATGTCACAGGGGGGCTGGTTTGCAGAGGAATTCTTTCAACTCTGTCTGACCATAACGTTCACTCTTTCATCTCCCTGTCTTCACCTCAGGCCGGACAATATGGAGGTAGGTCATCACATTAGGAGGTTACTACTCACAGTGAATCAAGGCTCAGCCCACAGCTAGTTGTTTTTGTAGATCCTGATcacttttttattgttcttcTGCCTCTTTGTGGTCAGAACACTCACTTATTGCAGGTTTAACATGATAATACCCAGTTTCTTCCCTCCATCTAGTATCTCGATCTCGCTACTCACTCCCCTGTTTGTTTCTGCCGTTTGTTCAGACACAGACTACCTGAAGTACCTCTTCCCCCAGTTTGTGAAGTCAAACCTCTACCACCTCTGCTACACCGCCATAGGTCAACGAGTATCCATCTGCAACTACTGGAACGGTGAGAAGCAGAAGTAACTTTCTCACAGAAGGTGATGTGACAGGTTGATAGTGTGGAAGCCCTAAATCATATATTAACCTGCTTTCTTCCTCAAATATACAAGACTCGCCTCTTTGGCTTAACTGCAAGTTACCTTCTCATAGATCGTCTtctctcctcccgctctctccAGACCCCCATCATAGAGACCTGTATGTAAACAGCAGTGACTATTTGGCTTTGCTCAACGGTGAGAGACCCAGTCCGAATGCAACAGGTCAGCAGCGTCCTCAACATGTTTACTAAGTGGAATTATCAAATATGACATTGTTACCTCTTTGTGTGCTACAACCTACACTGAGGCTTTCTTTTCACCAAAGGTTGTGATCTGTGATCTAGCGTTATGAAAAGTTTCCTCTACTTCTCAGAGTGGAAGAAAAACTTCCTCAAGATCAATAAGTTGGTGTTGATAGGAGGCCCAGACGATGGCGTCATCACTCCCTGGCAGTCGAGGTGAGattctgtgtgactgtgcacGGTCAGACGATTCTCATGTGACGCTCACACATCgcttttctctttctcgccCTCATTTCACAGTCAGTTCGGGTTTTATGACGACAACGAGACTGTTGTTGAGATGCAGCATCAAGATGTGAGCGCAACCACACACTAAGCACTGACATTCAGGGTCTTAACCCTGTGTCACTAAAACGAattttgtcttctttctttcacacactgacaaaggCGTTCTTTCCTTCTTCCAGGTGTACTTGAGCGATTTCTTTGGTCTGAAGACGCTGGCGCTTCGTGGAGATCTGATCGTTTGTTCGGTTCCCGGCATTGAACACGTGTTGTGGCACTCGAACGAGACTGTGTTCCACATGTGCATGGAGAAGTGGCTGGTGTAGAACAGATCTGCTtgacagcacacgcacacacacacacaggtccatACATCGCAGTTATATGCTTTTTTAAAGAGTATTCTACTTTTTTGGACAACAGCAGAAAGTTGGTTTGATATTTTGGTGCAAACACTTTCTTATCGCATTAAGAAAGCAAGGAAATATTCATCATATTGAGAGCAAAAGAGCACATTAACCAAAATGTTAactatttttttcataaatgtAATGATTTTCCAGAAGCAGCAAACATCAAGGTCTTTACATCTAATTTTATATAAACTGTTTAAAAGTTAAACTTATTATAGTCTGCAACAGAAATGCAAATCAGATAAAGTAGCAATCCAGCAGTTTGATTCCACTTCTATAAGGTTCAGGGACAAGCAACATCCTGGAGCGTGAACGTTCTGACCAGCTGTAAAACCTGCTTCATGTAAAAACTAGCGGAGTGCCCCTTTAATTTGTATGAAACTGTTACCATTAGAATACTGAGCCCACAATAGACACAGCATGtgcatctgtgcgtgtgtgtctgtgtgttagttCACACATACCTCAACACAACGGTGCCTGAAGGTGTTCTGTCATCTTTTCTGCATGCACAGACTCACTGCCTGCTCATTTAATGATGCAAGTGTATTTTTAGGACATAATGATACATTTTCTATCCTTATATTAGTTTTAAACATTAGGGACTAATGTTTACCTATTAGCATTAGTCTGCACATGTGACCGTTTATATGTTTATCGATATCATACAGTGCTTTGAACCTTCCTGCTTTTATAGACTAAGCCTTAAAGATTCCCCCCATGCCTCAGTGTTTCATGTCCCATGCCGAAGTGCTAATATGCTGCCTTTAGTGTTTCCACTAAATGAATGAAGAGGTAGAGACTGATCGGCAGTGATATTTTGGTGTCTACTCATCCACCAATCTTTTGTATGTGTCCTTCCATACCTCCCATCATATTTAGATATCTCAGGCATTTGAATAGTTTCCATGTTTGTTTGGCTTTGTCtggaaaaaaaggaataatTTCTCCTACTTTTttgcttttcatgttttttgCTGTCTGTTGTACTCAAAAAGGAAAAATTTGTGTAATGGAAAAAGTGAAGTTGTATTTGAAAGAGTAATGTTGTGTTGCACAATATTTAACCTAGTGGTCAAAAGGGAAGGAAAACGACCAAGTGAAGATATAGTAGGAGCCTGAAGTAGTGTTTTAATACTGTTGCATCCTTTGtagtatttattaatttaatggtCTTAATTGTATAACCTCTGACCTGAAGGGATGTCCTGCAATATGGAGACTTTATAAAGCTCTAAGAGAAATTAATATTTTGACTTTATCCTACAATTTGCTGTACTTCATCTGCAAGTGAAATGTTGTCACTTCATTAATAAATTATAGTTTTtaacatttgttgtttgttaattTGATTAAAACCTTGTGTTTTTCAAGCTGATTATCTTAAGTGGTTGGTCAGATCCAAAAGACATTCCTTCAAAAATATTTTATGCTAACATTATTACCTGCCATTTAATGAAGCTCAAAAAAGGAGTGTAATTTAAATAGTTCAAATACAATTATTCAATTAGGATTATAATGTTGCAACATATATACATGAATTATTATGTAAATAATAACGTCCTTACTCATTAGAATATTACTGTCACTAAACATCTGATACGATGTTTGACCCAATTACAGTGggaaaactaaattaaaacgATTATTCAAATGACCAGAGTTTTGTTTTATAGAAAGAATACACTTCCCGAAATGCTTTGCGCACCGGAAATCTCAACCAATCACCGGATATCTGCACGCGGCGCCCAGAGAAGGCCCTTTTCCGTCTCAGAGAAGTGTGGTGCAGAACGGCAGACACAAGTGAGTGGAAAAATCACAATTTACTTCGCTTAGAAAACATAAAACGTGGTCATATCGGGTATTTGAATCGGATATTATCTTATACTCGACAGTCGCAAGAACCAGCCGCTTCAGTTTACCTTtagtatgtttttatttgcattaaatGTTAGCCAGCGGGTACAACTGCCTGCGCGTTAGCATCGTTAGCACATTAGCACATGTGGATGCGGCATGTTGATTAGCCACCGAAGTCACCGCACGCAGCGTATTAATGAACACAACGTACAAACTACTTGAACTAGGAAATGTCCACTACATTGATTATTTAACGTCAAGCGTCTCCAGTATCAGTGGTTTGTTAGCTTGTCAGCTGCCATGTCCTGAGTTAGCCAGGTAGCTAACGTTAACGTAAAGAAGGCTTGAAGGCCGGCCTGGtg is drawn from Betta splendens chromosome 11, fBetSpl5.4, whole genome shotgun sequence and contains these coding sequences:
- the ppt2b gene encoding lysosomal thioesterase PPT2 → MKGSQAAMTNRRGVSSSGAAALLYPLLGACLWAAVVGYKPVIIVHGLFDSSGDFKNLQRFINESHPGTNVTVIDLFDRSASLQPMWTQVEGFKAAIYPVMQNAADGVHFICYSQGGLVCRGILSTLSDHNVHSFISLSSPQAGQYGDTDYLKYLFPQFVKSNLYHLCYTAIGQRVSICNYWNDPHHRDLYVNSSDYLALLNGERPSPNATEWKKNFLKINKLVLIGGPDDGVITPWQSSQFGFYDDNETVVEMQHQDVYLSDFFGLKTLALRGDLIVCSVPGIEHVLWHSNETVFHMCMEKWLV